One window of the Rhipicephalus sanguineus isolate Rsan-2018 chromosome 2, BIME_Rsan_1.4, whole genome shotgun sequence genome contains the following:
- the LOC119381780 gene encoding putative gustatory receptor 93b: MSSQPSPTLTHSNGSKTFFESFHVVNAYYRFLGYSFLSRERRPDDDPGLENVVCKRRSQYAVYAVASWVVLIAVFAYDSYEVLKMFNDSESIEKAVTLAYSTRTLIIQVFNFCATIERAPRLACLANSFGDLERRLPVLASLKTPAFLIVGLNVALAVLLFVSIVPLLFLFADYTQDMLAWNEFYGVVCLFHGQAACMITYTWIMFYSKTLASYIQAINDQLRDMQASLEEEDEIAPKVLGVDELHRLFYEIMEVFWKFQSAFGLSLFIVVPLNLLVAAPWTYFVIKQLHRPEVSLINALGCVALCAQMVIVSLCAVLPNKQARETWIELTKMLVSVEHSRDARKRIQEFRHTCIHQEFRFSALGFFKVGPPLVVSITSAIIAYTVILYQSDTTIWSADTTTSNFTL; encoded by the exons ATGTCCTCTCAGCCAAGTCCAACCCTCACGCATTCCAACGGCTCGAAAACATTCTTCGAGTCGTTTCACGTCGTCAACGCTTACTACAGGTTCCTCGGCTACAGTTTTCTAAGCAGAGAAAGACGCCCAGACGACGACCCAGGTCTCGAGAACGTCGTCTGCAAGCGTCGGAGTCAGTACGCCGTCTACGCCGTCGCCAGCTGGGTCGTGCTGATCGCAGTCTTCGCCTACGACTCTTACGAAGTCCTCAAGATGTTCAACGATTCCGAGTCCATCGAAAAGGCGGTCACGCTGGCTTACTCGACGCGGACGCTCATCATACAGGTCTTCAACTTCTGCGCCACGATCGAGAGGGCTCCGAGGCTAGCCTGTCTGGCCAACAGCTTCGGCGACCTGGAACGTCGACTTCCGGTCCTGGCATCGCTCAAGACGCCCGCGTTTCTGATAGTCGGCCTCAACGTGGCGCTAGCCGTCCTCTTGTTCGTCTCCATAGTGCCGCTTCTCTTTCTGTTCGCGGACTACACCCAGGACATGCTGGCCTGGAACGAATTCTACGGCGTTGTATGCCTTTTCCACGGACAGGCGGCCTGCATGATAACCTATACCTGGATCATGTTCTACAGCAAGACGCTCGCGTCTTACATACAGGCCATAAACGATCAGCTACGGGATATGCAGGCTTCGcttgaagaagaggacgagatAGCCCCGAAAGTTCTGGGAGTTGATGAGCTTCATCGCCTGTTCTACGAGATCATGGAAGTATTCTGGAAGTTCCAGAGCGCGTTCGGTTTGTCCCTGTTCATCGTGGTTCCCCTGAACCTGCTCGTTGCGGCTCCGTGGACCTACTTCGTCATCAAACAGCTCCATCGACCCGAGGTCAGTCTCATCAACGCTCTCGGATGCGTCGCCCTTTGCGCCCAGATGGTGATTGTATCACTCTGCGCTGTCCTGCCAAACAAACAG GCGAGGGAGACCTGGATTGAGCTAACAAAGATGCTTGTTTCCGTTGAACACAGTCGGGATGCCAGAAAACGA ATTCAGGAGTTCCGCCACACTTGCATTCACCAGGAATTCAGATTCTCGGCACTTGGCTTCTTCAAAGTCGGCCCGCCTTTAGTGGTGTCG ATAACAAGCGCTATCATCGCTTACACTGTAATTCTCTATCAGTCGGACACAACGATATGGAGTGCGGATACCACCACCAGCAACTTCACGTTGTAA